In Longimicrobium sp., the genomic window GCCAGGGTGGGCCCGTCCAGCCGCAGCGGCTGCCGGAGCCCGGGGAGGTTGTACGCCACCGCCACCGAGCCCAGCACGGTGGGGACGTGCAGCACGTCGGGCTTCTTCGCCAGCTCCTCGTCGGTCATCGGCGCGTCGGAGGCCCCGAAGTCCACCGTGCCCTCGGTCACCTGGCGGATGCCGGCGCCCGAGCCCTGCGACTGGTAGTTGACCCGCACGCCCGGGTGCTCCCGGCCGTACGCGTCGAACCACTTCGAGTAGATCGGATACGGGAAGGTGGCGCCCGCACCGGTGAGCGTGACGGCGCCGCCCGGGACCGCCGGCGAGTTCTTCATCGCGCCCGGGGTGGCCCCCTCGCTCTCGCCGCCCCCGCACGCGGCGGCGAGGAAGACGAGCGACAGGGCGCCGGGCCAGAGCTTCTGCATCGGGTTCGCTCTCGTTTCGAAGAGAGGAATGCGCTTCCATCCGGAACGCCTCGAAGCTCGGTCCCCGCGGTCACGCCCAGCGCGCCCTCCCTGTCACATGTTTGTAACGATCCGCCCACCGGCGCGTCTCCGCGGCGACGGAACCCTTTCCGCCGGGGGCGCGCACGCGTAGCTTTGGCGCGCTTTCCGGCGGCCCGGGCCCCCGTTGCGGTCGCCCGGCGCGGACCCGGCCCACGCGCCCGAGGCCGGCGAGTACGTTACAAACCCGCCCCTGGACGGAGGTGTCACCGTGCGCCTGATCCCGCGCGACGAGAAGTTCTTCCCCCTCTTCGAAGGCCTGGCGCAGCGGCTGTCGGCGGCGGCGGAGCTCCTGGCGCAGCTCTTCGCCAACCCCGACCGGCTCCAGGAGCTGGTGCAGAAGATCAAGGACATCGAGCACGAGGCCGACGAGCTGACGCACGACCTGATCGTGCGCATCGACAAGAGCTTCGTGACGCCGCTCGACCGCGAGGACATCCACCTGCTGGCCTCGCGCCTGGACGACGTGATCGACGTGGTGGACGGGGTGGCGCGCCGGGCGCAGATGTTCCGCCTGCGCGAGTTCCGCCCCGAGGCGGCCCAGCTGGCCGACGTGCTGCGCCGCGGGGCGGCCACGCTGGCCACCTCGGTGGCGAACCTGAAGAAGCCCAAGCTGATCCTGCAGGAGACCGGGCGGCTGAAGAAGCTGGAGGAGGAGGGCGACGCCATCTACCACAACGCGGTCGGCCGGCTGTTCGACGACGGCGCCGACGCGATCGAGGTGATCAAGTGGAAGGAGCTGTTCGACAAGCTGGAGGACGCCGTGGACCTCTGC contains:
- a CDS encoding DUF47 family protein, yielding MRLIPRDEKFFPLFEGLAQRLSAAAELLAQLFANPDRLQELVQKIKDIEHEADELTHDLIVRIDKSFVTPLDREDIHLLASRLDDVIDVVDGVARRAQMFRLREFRPEAAQLADVLRRGAATLATSVANLKKPKLILQETGRLKKLEEEGDAIYHNAVGRLFDDGADAIEVIKWKELFDKLEDAVDLCDDAWNVIESIALKNS